ttaaattattccttttgaacaacacaatacacctgttttgttatttcaagaattacgtcaaagctgtacttcctgttcctgcaaaacgtagaCGAAGTCGCACTGAttaatgagtaacttgagcaggTACTAGGGAGCtgacgcaacaggacggctggaagactcaggacggcagaatgacaaaaaaatgtcgCGCAAGACTGTACATTCCCAATCTTACGCgatattttttcgtcattctgcagTCCTGAGTCTGCCAGCCTTCCTGTTGCGTAAGCCCCCTATTATCTCCCAAACGAGCCaggtgacctatttttttaattgcgcatttcgagtcaccataatgtagggaacaatcgagaaaagtttaaagaaaatcttacgacaacttctattagtaaagaatcaccttaaatgataaaataaaacCTGCTTTACATGAGTGCCGTGTGTAAAATTTGTAGATTTAACTTGATGAAAAGAGACGCTCGCAGCCAGCCCGGAATGCTCTAAGGGAATCAGGCTGCCGCAACTCGATTGGTAGAATATTCCAAAGAACTGCTCCAGAATAGCTGAAGCTATATTTCATATAGTTTATGCGTGGCTGTGGGATAGCTAGTTTGCCCTCTGTGTCCCTTAAGGAGTAACTGGAGACGCTAGAACGGTCAACAAATTTAGAACTAAGGTCATGGGGAGTAAGACcattaagcgacttaaaaacCATCACAGGCTTATGGATTGTTCGTTGAGAATCAGGTTTTATCCATCATCAAGTTTTTGGATAAAGGTATCAGCGTTGGCTTCATAGTTCGAGTAAGTGAGTGTACGTGCAGcgcgattttgaagtttttgaagttTACTGGCTTGGGTTTTGCCGCAACATCCTCAGACAGAATTGCAGTATTCAAAGTGAAGCTGTATAAACGACATGAAGATTGATCTGAGAATCTCATGTGGAACGCAAGACCTCACTCTCTTCAACGCTCCAATACCAGACGCGATTATCTTACATAAATTCTCAATATGAACATTCCAGGACAAAGTCTGATCAATATGAACACCTAAAGATTTCGTAGAAGTAACTTGACTTATAGGTTCACCGTCAATCATAACTGATGGAGGGTTGTGAAACGTGCTTAGCCTTTGCCTTGATCTGATCAACATAAACTTAGTTTTATATGCGTTAAGAGTAAGCTTGTTAGCAGTTAGCCATTTTTCAACTCTAGCAAGATCCCCAtttaaaacagtgttaataTTTTGGATGTTATTACTAGCACTATGGCTTAAAATTGCTAATataataaaggaaaggaaaggaaaggaaaggaaaggaactttgtgtctaatcttctagcgctgtagagcactaataggggacactgtaaattgaaattaacgagttaacgcaaatcaaatcaaatgttggtttttgaggagaatggaaaaccggagtactcggagaaaaacctctcggtgccgagtagagaaccaacaaactcaacccacatatgacgccgagtctggtaATCGAATCCGGGCCACACAAACATAGGTCGGGAGACAAGCATACGATACAGAACACACCCACAGTTAGCACTAAGTAAATACCACAAGCAGgagaaccctaaccctaacactgACTTCCGCCGATCTTGCGATCTATCTTCAACTGCGGGTGACTGCGTCCTTTCCTTTAAGACCGATAGTTCCGTGCCCGTCTTCGGTGATCTTATTTACTCATTATTTTGAAGCGAATCTTTAAAAAGTTAGTTAACTCGATGGAGTCAAATTGGTCATGAAAGTCAGAAATGACGTGAGGGTATGTGAAGGTTTATGAAGTTCCGTTTTCCCATGATTATCAAGAGAAAAACGATTTGCTTGGAAAGGTATAAGGCGATCAAAGTACAACTGGCAACTATTACCATTTCAGTCAACTTTGCCTTCAGTTTAGCTTTGCTCTCCGCGGACGCATTCGGAGATAGTCTTCAATGTGGATATACAGGCCAATCATGGAAACGCATGGGATGACCATTTTTAATACCACCTGTGCCGCGTACCAGTGGATACCTCTGAATCATTTCGTAAGCAGGTTTTATCCCCAGATGGATTAAAGGAGTAATCTATCACTCGTTTGAGCGTGAGAACAAACGACCGCGCCCAGGACAGTGTAATGTAGCCAAGGACCTTTTTACGGCTGAATGTGTGATTGTATTGGTGAGGTCTTACAACTGCAAACCAGCGCTCTTCTGTCAACACCAAAGTTATGTAAAGGCTGAGAAAACTATGGGTTGAAATACGAGCATTCGGTTGTATACTGGAAGCGACAGACCATTCCTCCCAGGATAGGATTCTGTGGATAAGGAAACGCATCTCCAAGAACATAAAATGGATTTATAATGATGTTGACTGCTCTCAGTCCATATAATATCGCCAGGAACATTATTAGCACGTTGTATGACTTCTTTAGTAACTGCCTCTCCATCACGAACATCACGATGGTCAAAGTATTTCCAAAAATCGCCATCACGCAAATGATGCCGTAGCTGATTTGCGTTAAGCGATCCATTTTGTGAGCTTGAAAACCGTTTTGTTCATAGACCAGTCATTCAGTTCTTTGTAATTTACAGAGAAACACTGGTTGCCCAATTTTGAATTCACTCCGGTGTTAAATGTTCATCTAGATGTTAAATAAGGACCTGAATGAACGCCAAGGGGGTTCCATTCTGCAGTTGCTGAAACAATCAGATGTCACTTTGTGGTTGTCCAAGACAATTTGCAAGTGATGAATTAAAAGGTTCGGCCATTGCGGAACTGTGTTTTTAAAGGTTCTGGATTGTTAAAGTTCGTTCAACTTCCATTAACTAGGTAAATAATCGGTGGAGTTAAACGAATTAGGAAAAATTGAGTTCCGGATAAGAAAGTGTGTCAAATCAGTCTCCGTTGATGTGTGCTCATATTCGGGTTTCGGATTTTAAGAGAAGCGAGTCAAATAAACCAAAATTCGAAATAGCCGAATCGAAATCCAGTTTAATTTAAATGAGCAAGAAAGTGTATCTTTGCATTTGGGATACATTTTTCAAATAGTAGAATGGTCTGCCGCAAAATTACTTTTCagtaacattaaattttatctGGGACAGTAGACCTGCtacttgaaattaaaaaaaaatgttcctttGTGAAAAAGAGCAGAGAGCTCGAGGTCATTAATCATATCATAATACACTCAAGAAAATCAATTGATTCTTCAGACTCTTGAAAGCCCACTTTCGGTATATTAAAATTCTGTCccaaaacaaaaagcatcatGTCAAAGCTCTGGGGAATTAACTCATACAAAtcgttacatttattccccagagcctcgagatgatgtctttcgtttcggactgaattttaatatatcgaaatcggTCTATTACGATGTTCAACCAGGCACGCGAGCAAGACAAATTTTGATTAAAACGACATGCAAAATCTACATTAATAACTCAAACAAGAGCATTCAAATCTGCATGAAAGTTTTTGGTGGCTTGATGAACTTTTTCGTAACTAAACACAATAATATATATGAAGCTTTCCTTAAGAATCACTGGAGATAATTAATATTCTAATTCGCTTCCCGCTCAAATgaatataaaacatttctcATCAAATAAGCAACCACTTTTGGGGTTTGCCAACAAGCCGTTGTGTGCGACCATCTTTATTATGTCTTTACAAGCAAAATAATGAATCTTACAACAAGAAAACGGGGAacaaactgaatatttacaaacCAGACTGAACGATGCTAGTACAACAATGGTACAATAAACGCGTAAATTCTCACGCACAGTGCTTGTGATACTCATGTGAAAAAAATAACACCATTTAGTCATCGGGTATTTAATTTGGGATGCAGGGATGTTCGTAAGacgcgaatgaatataaatgagagCTGCACTGTATATATACCAACCCTCCGCTAAGGAAGCAATTGTAATCATGAACATTTCATAGAACGGCTAcataacccatgataaatacatgtGCATAGCTTGAAAAGCTTGAGAAGTAGCGACCACACCCATGACAGTGTAATGTAGCCAAGGACCATTTTACGGCTGAATGCGTGATTGTGTTGGTGAGGTCTTACAACTGCAACCCATCGCTCCGCCGTCAACACCAAGGTTATCTAAACTGAGAAATATATGAGCTGGAATTCGAGTATTTTGTTGTATATGAAGCGACAGAAGATTTCCAGCGGGATTGGATTCTGTGGATAAGGAAACGCATTTCCAAGGACATAAAATGGTTCATAATAATGTTTACCGCTGTCAGCACATATCGCCAGAAACATCATTAACACGTTATATGACTTCTTTAGCAACTGCCTCTCTATCACGAACATCACGATGGTCAGTGTTTCCAAAAACTGCCATCACGCAAATGATGACGTGGCTGATTTGTGTTAAACGATCCATTTTGCCTCCCGATTTCTGTATTGAGTTGCTGCGCTTAAAAACCGTTTTGTTCACAGACCAGTCATTTTCTTTGTCACTGAagcaatgaaagcaaatcaagtcatatTTTCTGGCTGATTCCTTTATAATTTATTGAAGCCACTTTTCCGTAATTGTGTCATCTATGACAAATTCCGGCGACTGTGTACTTGGGACAAGACTTGAAACAGTTCTCCCTTTGAAATTACAttcttgttgtttcctgtgaagagtTTGCCATTGCTGTAAACCCATTTCTTTCTAGTTATCATCTGCTGTTcccattttgttaattatacTTGTTTCTTGAAAGGCCGAGTTGCttctcagtttttttctttcaagaaatgtttggccttgttgTACAATCATCTTCTAAATAACACTTTATTCGTGCTCAAGTCTTTTGACTTTAGGTGGCTTTTCTATTCTTCTATGTCTACATAGAAATCGATTTCATTTTATCACTGCTGGATTTACCACATTGTGATGTCATATTGTGCGTAtgtgaataaataataaaattaagtggtttgaaaaaaagtaactggtttaagaaaattcaaacctaaaacaaaattaaaccccAAAATATATACCAACCCTCCGCTAATGACGCAATGTTAGTCACTGATGAACATTCCATGTAACACCCTAGACAAAGGGCTACATTACCCATGATAAACACATTGTACATATGTAGGAGAGACGGAATGATCTTCAAAAGACCGATTTGAGGAACACCGTCCTAATTTGGATAACTTTACTCAACATTTTATCCAAAACTAATACAGATGCAAGGCATTTGGCCTCTTCCCCTAACCACACAGCAAACTACAATCACTTAATTCccactgcaaaattaaaatagAATATTTTCAGAGATTCGATTCGTGAGGCCATGTACActtttctgattttaacacCAGAAAAACGGGTGAAAATATCAGCACGCTTAACCTGTGCTTTACAATAGACTCATTATTCCGTCATCAACTTTGAGGAGATGCACCTACGCAACATCACTTCATCGAGGTAAACTCTGTACTTAAGAGGAAATATCTCTTCGTttgtgtagtcctgagaaggactatTCTTTATCACTGACCAAATTTGGTATAATTCATGTTCAGAGTTATGTCAGAAATCAAAGCCCTATTATAAATGAAAAAACATGTTTTGCCACTTGGTCGCCTTTACCTCTGTGACATTGCATATAGATGGATGAATTTCTGTCCGCTTACGCAGTACTTGTCTTAACTGGTTTCCCACACAAACGTAACATATTAAAAACATTCTAAACCGCGGGCGACCTCTATCTTTTCTTACTCTACGCTTATACCATCGTGTTTTGAGGAggaagtgtggcccagtggtacCGTTAGGACGCTTTCCTAGAAATCCGGAGATCcagggttcaagacccgctctgaccactcgttgaatttgatcctggtagtccctggttcaacttcccagctgcgtttgtgaatagccaactggtttgcctctggctagttgggattcttagctagtagttgttgttgctgttctaTTCCGTCGTTTcgctgtgtttcattggcctcGAAAAGCGCCTATAGGGAGCGGTCAACttagtatgtattgtattgtatcgtaTTTTGAGAGGCCTAGACCTACGCCACAAGAGCTGGTAGCATGGACCCGAGGTAGAAGAAGAAGTCCTCTGGTTTCCAATCCTTTGTCGGTTGAAGACAAATCAGTGTTGCGTACGGTTTTGATTTCTATGCACAGTGTTCATAATTAGTATCCCAGGGCTAGAGGAGTTGAAACttcaagttcattattattattattattattattattattattattattattattattattattattattattattattattattattattattattatcatcatcatccgCGAATTTCGTTTGAGGGAAAATGGAGAGGTTTTGCAGTCTAAATATGCTCTGATTTCTGCCGTACTCCCAGCTCCATTGTTTTGTTGCCACTTGGTATAAAGCGCTTTTGTGACTTTTCTTACACATCTGACATCAACTGCTTCCTTTCCTTTGGGACAAACAGTTTTGTGCCCGTCTTCGATGACCTTATTTACTCATTATTTTGAGGCGATTCTTCTGAATGAGAGTTAACTCGACGGAGTTTTAAGCCTTCTGCCGCCTCTAAATCTTTCACCCTCGCGCGGTTTGTTCTCGTTAGGCGACGGCAAATGGCGGACAAGATGCGCCAATAGCATTGTtgataatttttattggttagtCCGTAAATAAATGGATTGACACAAGTGGTCATAAAAGTCAGAAATGACGTGAGGGTATGTAAAGGTTTATCAAGTTCCGTTTTTCCCATGAAGATTAAGAGAAAGACGATTTGGTTGGGAAGGTACAAGGCGATCAAAGTACAACTGGCAACTATTACCATTCGAGTCAACCTTGCCTTCAGTTTAGCTTTGCTCTCCGCAGACGCAGTCGGAGAATGGATGGCCTTTAAAGTCATGTGGATATACAGGCCAACCATGGCAACGCATGGGATGACCATCTTTAAGACCACCTGAGTAGCGTACCAGGCAGTATTAACAGTGGATACCACTGAATCTTTTCTGAAGCAGGTTTCATTCACAGATGGATTAAAGGAGTAATCTATCACTCGTTTAAGCGTGAGAAGAAACGACCACGCCCAGGACAGTGTAATATAGCCAAGGACCTTTTTACGGCTGAATGCGTGGTTGTATTGGTGAGGTCTTACAACTGCAAACCATCGCTCTGCCGTCAACACCAAAGTTATGTAAACTGAGAAAACTATGAGTTGATATACGAGCATTCGGTTGTATATGAAGCGACAGAAGATTTCTCCTAGGATAGGATTCTGTGGATAAGGAAATGCATCTCCAAGGACATAAAATGGATTTATGAGGATGTTGACGGCTGTCAGCAGATCAGATATCGCCAGAAACATTATTAACACGTTGTATGACTTCTTTAGCAACTGCCTCTCCACCACGAACATCACAATGGTCAAAGTGTTTCCAAAAATCGCCATCACGGAAATGATGCCGTAGCTGATTTGTGTTAAACGATCCATTTTGCCTCCCGATTTCTGTATAATGCTTGAGTTGCTGCGCTTGAAAACCGTTTTGTTCATAGACCAGTCATTTTCTTTGTAACATACAGCAAAATATTGGTATGGCACCTAGATGTTAAATGGGGACATCTCAGTGAACGTCATTGTGCTCAATTCTACAAATGCTGAAACGATAGATACAGTTCAGTGTCTGACTCACTTCGTGGTTGCCCAAGACATGCATGCAAAAGATGTATTGAAAGGCTCAGCCAACGGGGTGTCAAGGTTTTAAAATTGGACATGTCTAGATTGTTAAGGCTCCTTTAACTTTCATTAAGTAAACAAATCATCGAGTAGCGTTGAGGAGCATTGATGTGTGCTCAAGGCGTTTTCCTCAAATTTGAGATTGTACTATTTCGGGTTGCCGATGTTCAGAGAACCGAATGGAATAAACCAAAAATCAAAGCACGCGAATCGAAATCcagttttaaaaaacaaacagttaAACTTCCTTAATATGGCTTCAGTTCCTAGCgccatttttttaatatatatctATCTTAAACCACAAATCATACCTACCGTCAAATCCGTAAGAAATGGCGTTTTCGCTCCTCTTTATTACTGCCCTGCTCTCTAAAATGACTTAATATTTGGTCAAGGCCTCGCATTATATAAACTTGCCTCAGGTGAAAGGGATTTAGTGAATCTCAGAAAATGATGTATCCGACAGCAAATATATAGATATTCAGTTTTTAATCTAATGTGGGACAAAACCTTAAGCTTCACCGATAACACAATTATATGGCGTTATCACTTGAAATCCGATGTCATTTTAAGTAATTCAAACTGAACTTGACGGAAGCGCAataaatcttgaaaataaatatatagTTTAACAGGACTAGTTTACAGAAACTGGAGCGCTTGTTGATAAGATGGATGTATTAGGCGGAAATTGCTAGAGGATGAACTTACAACCCACCTTGATATtaataaagcccaataaataaAACGGATACAAGCCCAATTCTCCTTGTATCTTTACAAGACACGATaagtaggaaaaaaaaacactaatatGATAATGAAAGGAAGCAGCGGGGAAAGTACATATTCGAACACATTACTACCTAGCTTATTTATTGAGTTTTAATTATTTAgttcaaataaaaaaagataCGATCAATTCTCCCTCCATTTGGTTTATGAAAGAACTCAGCACGATGCCATGACCTTACCACAAACTCGAGCACATTATTAACTAGCTTATTCATAAAGATCAGATTTAGGTTTTGAAGCGCGATTGCTCTCATTGCGCTAAGGAAAACagggaaatgttatttttttaaagttcttcaAAACCtaaatgtttcaaaaaaattgttttaagctttttgttttcatttttttattatgttatGCTCTTCGATTTTTCTGGCCTGCACTCAATGAACAAGCGCTAAAAGGGCTGGGAAAGAGGGAGACAGAGCGAAAGGTTCGAAATGGAAGGAAACTGGGGCAGGGAGGGGAAAGGCtcccctttttctttcttgctgAACTTGCAAACCAAAAGTGCTGGGACGGTGAAGCTAGCTGACCTTGAAACTGAGAGGGGCTGTGTTTGCCATGTGCGTTTCATCTGCTTCAATCAGTGTATTCGTCACATCACGTTAGACTACTGTTATCACATATGAGTCTATTATATGGTTTGCCGGCCGTACTAATTAATACTGTTGCGAGACTGGTATGTCGCTCGCCACGCCAATGTCAAGCCACGCCTCTGTTGTGCGAGCTTCCTTGACTACCGGTCAGGCAGCGGATTGACTTTTTATGTTTTACTTTTCGAGTTTTAAGCCATCCACGTAATTGCACTGGTCCACACCCAAAAGTTAATTTATTGCCGCGCGCTTATAACTTGAGATTATCATCTAATGGTCTGTTACTTGCATCTTTTCGCACCAGACTTACCTTGGGCGACAGATCCCTTAAAGTGATGGGACTTTTCCCTagatacatcaaaaagaacgaatgatttatatacacctgatgggatttttccctggATTATACTTTTGCAGTGCATCCTGCATCACAAGCAACACAATCTTGGGCTTCCATTCCTTTCTGGGCCATTACCCCTCCTTTGGCTTCCTAATCCCCATCTCGAACCCTCAACTTGTTTTGTGTGAtttggttggcttatagaatgaggtagaaccattggaatgacatcattttctattggtaccagtggtacgattggtaccaatggaccatcggaATTGACGAATCGTATTCGTTTGTGTATATTGGACATGACTGGAGGCATTTCGTAGtagtattttattgtatttggCATTTTCCTTGTCATACTGGTTCCCAAACCGACTCTTTCTCATGTCTCGTGCCCAGGCCATGTGTACAGTTTGGGTCGTATTTGAATTCTTTCGTCGTAAGCAAGGCTGACGTTTACTGGAGACTTGTTTGGAGAGAATGGAATTTTTGCCATCTTTTTCTTGCTTGTAAGTAACCacatatcctttttttttctttatttttaactacAATTTAGCTTTAGAAAACATATTATACACCTGGTAAATGTGTTTTTGGTAGGtgttatttccatttttgcttAATTCGCTTTGCAGTTTTGGTCGCGTCAGTCTGTCCCTGGTTTTGGTGTTGGTTTTTCTCCTAGGTTGCCgtttgttgttattttcttttttctttcttgactcagcacgagggggtcgggtagaggtccggCCCTGGACTAGAAACCCGGCTCGGTTGCCCCCCTACTGAATCCCAAAATAGGTTCGACTCTCCTCTGAAAGGAGGACGTGGTCATAACCAGATTTATCATCCAAAACTGTCTGATACGAGTGTTTAGTAACGTACCGAGGGGCATCCACAATTCTATCAAGTGAGAATGGCTTATCTAACATCCACAAGTTTAGGAAACGTGCATCATGACAAAGCCTTGGCTTGGAGGGTTCGACTGTCAGCGGTAGCGCTAGAAAGGGTGGAGTCGCCTGTCCAACTTTGCCTACTAATGATATCGCCCCTGTCTGGAGACGAGCAAGTAGGGTCTCCCTAATAAACGTGGCAAATGGTTTACAGGACACATTGTTTTGGAAAATCTTGCTAGGGGGGCGGTCAGAGTCGTAGTTCGTCCATTTGTAACTGCCTTTAAAGTTTGAGAAATAAGGGAGAAGCGACACCTTATTTTCAATCCAGTTCCAAACCTCACTTCGTTTTGTTGGTTGGGATTCCGTCAGAACTCCGTCCCAGTTCCGTAAGGATCGGTGGAGTTGTCCTGCCACAAAATTATTGGGATCCCTGAACGTCAATTGGTCAACATCCCCAATAACTTCACCACTTTTGACTAGAGTCACTATGTGGTCAAGATGGTCATTAACTGCCTCTCCCCTGTCGGTCAGTACGGGGTTTCCCTCAGCATTGACCCATGTAACTTTATTGATTTGGACCTCCCATGAAGATGATACTGCGATATCGAAGCTGGAGTCTTTCTCCCATAACCAAAACGAATCCtaaacaagaatcggcaaacaagaatatttaacctaCAACAATTTCATCTATTCATTTAAGGCTTTAATTTATTCAGGGGTCTTACACTCTAGATGCATCCAAGTcacaaagtaacaaaagtacTCGATCCCAAGTATCTTACATTTGTGTACTTATTGCCTGTCATAGCACAGTAGAAGATAAACCCCGCACAGACCACAGGGGAGGACAGTTCTGACCCGGTACAACCGAGAGGGTGTTAAGGTACCCCTTTTCAAAACTGGCACTCCCTGTAATCTGAGTGATGATTTCTTCTTAGTCAATTTCATCAGGAACCGTAACAACTCAGTAACCCATAAatttattcaatattttcatACATTTTCAGACCTCAGATTCTCAGATATTACATTCAGGGCTCATGAATTCGAATTCCTAGTTTGCGCCTGGTCCCCTCGCCTATTACGACACCTGGTCGCCCTGTGGCCCCACCGATTACAATTGTAACAACGAATGCTACTAGAACGCCTTTGAGGGGTGTAGTTGTTCTGTGGATTGCCCCTGTAAGCTACCCGCTTCTCGCTATCTAGTGTGGCGGTTTTCGCCACCTTCTCCACCTTCGCGACGATGTCGAATATCTTGGAGTGGTCTTTATCACCCACACATCTCAAAACCAGAGAGCGGAAATGCTCCACTGGTAAATCTAACTTCGACCGAGTTGACTGATAGGCCAAACGGAAGAATCCAGCCTTAGTGTACCCATGGTCCCTCGCCGTGTTTTGAAGCGCCTCCAACATGTCTAGCGCTTCAAATTTATGGGCGAGCCCCGAAGTCCAGAATCTTCTTTATGGTCCCATCGACCGTCGTCTGCGTTAACGCTCTTACAGTCTTCCTCAGTTCCTCTACTTCGTTCTTCAGGGTCTAACAGAGAAAACATGAACGTGTAAGAGCCCTTAGCAGcttcttaaggcaaattatgCTTTAAAGGCATCAGCTGCGTTACTTTGACTAGTACACCCTTACTAATCTTGTTATTATACAGCAAGTCCCATACACATAATATCGTGAGTTGTACTTTTGTCATATTCCAATGTACAATAACTTAgcattgccagaaattagggacaagatggcggttgcgcgtgcgcactaaggccataatggctgcgaattcgtacaagaaaatgtatggagataaggaaacttgttcaaatatatcgattatgagcttacggatctttggtgcccgactcgaaacatgttaagtgctgtgtaaccttcgcatctgggttaaaaatggctaatt
Above is a window of Montipora capricornis isolate CH-2021 chromosome 6, ASM3666992v2, whole genome shotgun sequence DNA encoding:
- the LOC138050791 gene encoding somatostatin receptor type 4-like, producing MNKTVFKRSNSSIIQKSGGKMDRLTQISYGIISVMAIFGNTLTIVMFVVERQLLKKSYNVLIMFLAISDLLTAVNILINPFYVLGDAFPYPQNPILGEIFCRFIYNRMLVYQLIVFSVYITLVLTAERWFAVVRPHQYNHAFSRKKVLGYITLSWAWSFLLTLKRVIDYSFNPSVNETCFRKDSVVSTVNTAWYATQVVLKMVIPCVAMVGLYIHMTLKAIHSPTASAESKAKLKARLTRMVIVASCTLIALYLPNQIVFLLIFMGKTELDKPLHTLTSFLTFMTTCVNPFIYGLTNKNYQQCYWRILSAICRRLTRTNRARVKDLEAAEGLKLRRVNSHSEESPQNNE